From Staphylococcus delphini, one genomic window encodes:
- the dinB gene encoding DNA polymerase IV: MKERRIIHIDMDFFFAQVEVRDNPSLRGKPVIVGGKASGRGVVSTASYEARAFGVHSAMPMARAYQLCPNGYYVTPRFEAYREVSQQIMEIFKSYTELVEPLSLDEAYLDITELVRPDLPASKIAQYIRRDIYDQTQLTASAGVSYNKFLAKLASGMNKPNGLTVIDYQNVHDLLMQLDIGDFPGIGKASKEKMHAKGIYNGQDLYEKSERELVYLFGKRGHQLYQRVRGYDDREVKAERIRKTVGAERTFSLDTNDDEEILQKIEMLSEKIAQRLEKMNQAGRTVTVKIKTHRFENFSKQQSLITPVRDADEIYRIAYELYYELKEAEVPIRLVGVTVGGLQDAFFRNMTIYDFL; the protein is encoded by the coding sequence GTGAAAGAACGGAGAATCATTCATATTGATATGGATTTTTTCTTTGCGCAAGTCGAAGTGAGAGATAATCCGAGTTTACGTGGCAAGCCGGTCATTGTTGGTGGTAAAGCGAGTGGACGTGGTGTTGTCTCTACAGCATCCTATGAAGCGCGTGCCTTTGGTGTTCATTCAGCTATGCCCATGGCGCGTGCTTATCAACTGTGTCCGAATGGTTATTATGTCACACCACGGTTTGAAGCCTATCGTGAAGTATCACAACAAATTATGGAAATTTTTAAAAGTTATACTGAACTGGTTGAGCCGCTTTCACTCGATGAAGCCTATCTAGATATTACAGAACTCGTTCGTCCAGACCTCCCAGCTTCAAAAATTGCGCAATATATTCGCCGAGATATTTATGATCAAACACAACTGACAGCGAGTGCAGGTGTATCCTATAATAAATTTTTAGCAAAGCTCGCAAGTGGAATGAACAAGCCAAATGGTCTGACGGTGATTGATTACCAAAATGTGCATGACCTATTAATGCAACTTGATATCGGTGACTTTCCAGGTATTGGTAAAGCGTCGAAAGAAAAAATGCATGCAAAAGGGATTTATAACGGGCAAGACTTATATGAAAAATCTGAGCGTGAACTGGTCTATTTATTCGGTAAACGAGGGCACCAGTTATATCAACGTGTACGCGGCTATGATGATAGAGAAGTGAAAGCCGAAAGAATTCGGAAAACTGTAGGGGCAGAACGGACATTTTCACTCGATACGAACGATGACGAAGAAATTTTACAAAAAATAGAAATGTTAAGTGAGAAAATTGCTCAGCGTCTCGAAAAAATGAATCAAGCAGGACGTACGGTCACAGTTAAAATTAAAACACATCGTTTCGAAAACTTTTCCAAACAACAAAGTTTAATCACGCCTGTCCGAGATGCCGATGAAATCTATCGCATTGCGTATGAATTATATTATGAATTGAAAGAAGCAGAGGTCCCGATTCGTTTAGTGGGTGTGACGGTAGGTGGTTTGCAAGATGCCTTTTTCAGAAACATGACGATTTATGACTTTTTATAG
- a CDS encoding ferritin — protein MLNEKLLNALNRQMNHEFFAAHAYMAMAAYCDYHSYEGFANFYIQQAKEERFHGQKIYDYINDRGEKAVFSQLDAPKVEFNSILETFEDGLKQEQDVTHRFYDLSEIAHEYKDYATISFLNWFLDEQVEEESMFETHIDYLKRIGDDSNALYLYEKELAARKFEVEA, from the coding sequence ATGTTAAATGAAAAGTTATTAAATGCATTAAATCGTCAAATGAACCATGAGTTTTTTGCTGCACATGCTTATATGGCGATGGCTGCTTACTGTGATTATCATTCGTACGAGGGCTTTGCGAATTTTTACATCCAACAGGCAAAAGAAGAACGTTTCCATGGTCAAAAAATTTATGATTACATTAACGACCGTGGAGAAAAAGCTGTTTTCAGTCAACTCGACGCACCAAAAGTTGAGTTCAACAGCATTCTTGAAACATTTGAAGATGGTTTAAAACAAGAGCAAGATGTGACACACCGCTTTTATGATTTATCTGAAATTGCACATGAATATAAAGATTATGCGACGATTTCATTTTTAAATTGGTTTTTAGATGAACAAGTGGAAGAAGAGTCAATGTTTGAAACACACATCGATTATTTAAAACGTATTGGTGATGATTCAAATGCGCTTTATCTTTATGAAAAGGAATTAGCGGCACGTAAATTTGAAGTTGAAGCATAA
- a CDS encoding Mur ligase family protein produces MRQWTAINMAKLARKASRATGRKGTDLPGQVARKIDQNILRKLAGRVDEVVFVSGTNGKTTTSNLIGHTLKANHIEIIHNNEGANMAAGITSAFIVQSTPQTKIAIIEIDEGSIPRVLNEMTPTKMVFTNFFRDQMDRFGEIDIMVNGIISAIQNKGIQLLLNADDPFVTRLKIASDHVTYYGMQAHAYEFEQSTMNESRYCPNCGSLLNYSHIHYNQLGHYTCHCGFKRETPQYEIASFTVDPFIEMTVNDTTFNMKIAGDFNAYNALAAYTVLRELGLNDASIRKGFETYTSDNGRMQYFEKGQKKALINLAKNPAGMNASIAMGEKLDESKVYVLSLNDFAADGRDTSWIYDADFEKLNEQTIEAIIVTGSRAEELQLRLKLAEVTAPIILEKDIHKATALTMDYNSFTVAIPNYTSLAPMLEQLNRSFKEVD; encoded by the coding sequence ATGAGACAATGGACAGCAATTAATATGGCAAAGCTCGCAAGAAAAGCAAGTCGTGCAACAGGGCGTAAAGGAACAGATTTACCAGGCCAAGTTGCGCGCAAAATTGATCAAAATATTTTACGTAAACTGGCTGGCCGTGTGGATGAAGTCGTTTTTGTTAGCGGTACAAATGGTAAAACAACGACATCGAACTTAATCGGTCATACGCTAAAAGCAAATCATATCGAAATTATTCATAACAATGAAGGTGCGAACATGGCTGCTGGGATTACTTCAGCTTTCATCGTCCAATCGACACCTCAAACGAAAATCGCCATCATTGAAATTGATGAAGGCTCTATTCCACGTGTTTTAAATGAAATGACACCCACAAAAATGGTATTTACGAACTTTTTCAGAGACCAAATGGACCGTTTTGGCGAAATTGATATTATGGTCAATGGCATTATTTCAGCCATTCAAAATAAAGGTATACAGTTATTATTAAATGCCGACGATCCATTTGTGACACGTTTAAAAATCGCAAGTGATCATGTCACATATTATGGTATGCAAGCCCATGCGTATGAATTTGAACAGTCCACGATGAATGAGAGTCGTTATTGTCCGAACTGTGGATCACTGCTGAATTATTCCCACATTCATTATAATCAACTCGGTCATTACACTTGTCATTGTGGCTTTAAGCGTGAGACACCACAATATGAAATTGCTTCATTTACTGTGGACCCATTTATTGAAATGACGGTCAATGATACGACGTTTAATATGAAAATTGCAGGTGACTTTAACGCATACAATGCACTTGCAGCCTATACAGTATTAAGAGAATTAGGTTTAAATGATGCATCGATTCGTAAAGGCTTTGAAACGTATACTTCAGATAATGGTCGTATGCAGTATTTCGAAAAAGGGCAGAAAAAGGCACTGATTAACTTGGCGAAAAACCCGGCTGGCATGAATGCATCGATTGCTATGGGTGAAAAGTTAGATGAATCAAAAGTGTATGTCTTGAGCTTGAACGACTTTGCAGCTGATGGTCGGGATACGTCATGGATTTATGACGCTGACTTTGAAAAGTTAAATGAGCAAACGATAGAAGCAATTATTGTGACAGGTTCACGTGCGGAAGAATTGCAATTGCGATTAAAACTTGCGGAAGTGACAGCACCGATTATTTTAGAAAAAGATATTCATAAAGCAACGGCGCTCACGATGGACTACAATAGCTTTACAGTTGCGATTCCGAACTACACGTCTTTAGCACCAATGCTTGAACAACTGAATCGTTCATTTAAGGAGGTCGATTAA
- a CDS encoding type 1 glutamine amidotransferase, producing the protein MHELTVYHFMPDKLNLYSDIGNIMALKYRAKKRGIHLNVVDVNDTENVDLSKADIFFIGGGSDREQSLATESLRKIKTELKAAIEDGLPGLTVCGGYQFLGEKYITPDGQELEGLHILDFYTESKKERLTGDIVIESDTFGTIVGFENHGGRTYHDYDTLGTVTHGYGNNDTDFKEGIHYKNLLGTYLHGPILPKNHEMTDYLLKAAAERKGIPFEPLHIDNTEEEQAKQVLVDRARKSK; encoded by the coding sequence ATGCATGAACTCACTGTCTATCATTTTATGCCAGACAAACTCAATTTATATAGTGATATTGGCAACATTATGGCGTTAAAATATCGAGCCAAAAAACGTGGCATTCATCTTAATGTTGTCGATGTGAATGATACTGAAAACGTCGACCTTTCTAAAGCGGATATTTTCTTCATCGGTGGTGGAAGTGACCGTGAACAAAGTTTAGCAACGGAATCATTACGCAAAATTAAAACGGAATTGAAAGCAGCAATAGAAGATGGCTTACCGGGTCTCACAGTGTGTGGAGGCTACCAGTTTTTAGGGGAAAAATATATTACACCGGATGGCCAAGAACTCGAAGGCTTACACATTTTAGACTTTTATACAGAATCTAAAAAAGAACGTTTAACAGGTGATATCGTCATTGAAAGTGATACATTTGGCACTATCGTTGGTTTTGAAAATCATGGTGGTCGAACGTATCATGATTACGATACATTAGGCACTGTGACGCACGGTTACGGTAATAATGATACTGACTTTAAAGAGGGCATTCATTATAAAAACTTGTTAGGGACGTATTTACATGGGCCGATTTTACCGAAAAACCATGAAATGACGGACTATTTATTGAAAGCTGCCGCAGAACGAAAAGGCATTCCGTTCGAACCGTTGCATATTGATAACACTGAAGAAGAGCAGGCAAAACAAGTATTAGTGGATCGTGCGCGTAAGAGCAAATGA
- a CDS encoding FUSC family protein has product MKDKWYKNLVGARTLKTGLATFLTALFCLSLDLNPIFAILSAVVTIEPTVKASIRKGYKRLPATVIGAFIAVVCTYFLGDDSALTYGLTATLTILLCIRLNLHVGITVATLTALAMIPDIHEDYYFNFFSRLLTAFIGLGTAGLVNFIILPPKYYDQIDVLIEKSEREIYHLFDTRMKELVIGLFHSKKSDQAVQKLHVLNARIEELLGYQKDELNYHKSRSQSDEWLRLRRLTNRAHENRLMITHLSNIIYLPNDAMMIFTDEEKIAMISISQRMDQIFNCGTFKPEKKAASTLKNSVKGLNEFDDNQVKSHTIYEILLIYRILLLRYKVK; this is encoded by the coding sequence ATGAAGGATAAATGGTATAAAAATTTAGTCGGTGCACGGACGCTTAAAACAGGGTTAGCTACTTTTCTTACTGCCCTTTTTTGTTTGTCACTCGATCTCAACCCTATTTTTGCAATTTTATCAGCCGTCGTAACGATTGAACCCACTGTCAAAGCTTCCATTCGCAAAGGTTACAAACGACTCCCAGCCACAGTCATTGGTGCATTTATTGCTGTCGTCTGCACTTACTTTTTAGGTGATGACTCGGCGCTCACTTATGGTTTAACTGCAACTTTAACGATCTTACTTTGTATTCGGTTGAACTTACACGTCGGGATCACAGTGGCGACACTTACCGCTTTAGCAATGATTCCAGATATACACGAAGATTATTATTTTAACTTTTTTTCACGCTTATTAACAGCCTTCATAGGATTAGGTACAGCAGGACTGGTGAACTTCATCATTTTGCCACCGAAATATTACGACCAAATCGATGTCCTTATTGAAAAATCAGAACGTGAAATTTATCATCTATTTGATACGCGGATGAAAGAACTGGTCATCGGCTTATTTCACTCTAAAAAAAGTGATCAAGCGGTTCAAAAATTGCATGTATTGAACGCACGGATTGAGGAATTACTCGGATACCAAAAAGATGAATTGAATTATCATAAAAGTCGCAGTCAATCCGACGAATGGTTGCGTTTAAGACGGTTGACGAATCGCGCGCATGAAAATCGACTGATGATTACACATTTATCGAATATTATTTATTTACCAAATGATGCAATGATGATTTTTACGGACGAAGAGAAAATCGCGATGATTTCGATATCACAGCGGATGGATCAAATTTTTAATTGTGGCACATTTAAGCCGGAGAAAAAAGCAGCCTCGACATTGAAGAACTCAGTGAAAGGTTTGAATGAGTTTGATGACAATCAAGTTAAAAGTCATACCATTTATGAGATTTTGTTAATTTATCGTATTTTACTGTTGCGTTACAAAGTCAAATAG
- the map gene encoding type I methionyl aminopeptidase — translation MIVKTDEELQALKEIGAICAEVRDTMREATKPGVTTKELDQIAKDMFEQAGAISAPIHDENFPGQTCISVNEEVAHGIPSQRVIREGDLVNIDVSALKNGYYADTGISFVVGETSEPMKQKVCDVAEEAFEAAMKKIKPGSKISQIGKAVHAVARKNDLTVIKNLTGHGVGQSLHEAPAHILNYFDPHEKLLLKEGMVLAVEPFISSNATYVTEGKNEWAFETKDKSYVAQIEHTVIVTKDGPVLTTKIDRDA, via the coding sequence ATGATAGTAAAAACAGACGAAGAATTACAGGCATTAAAAGAAATAGGCGCGATTTGTGCTGAGGTTCGTGATACAATGCGTGAAGCGACTAAGCCAGGCGTGACAACGAAAGAGCTCGACCAAATCGCTAAAGATATGTTTGAACAAGCGGGTGCGATTTCTGCCCCGATTCATGATGAAAATTTCCCTGGACAGACTTGTATTAGTGTGAATGAAGAAGTCGCACATGGGATTCCAAGTCAACGTGTCATTCGTGAAGGTGACTTGGTGAATATTGACGTCTCAGCATTGAAAAATGGTTATTACGCGGATACGGGTATATCTTTCGTTGTAGGTGAAACGAGTGAGCCGATGAAGCAAAAAGTATGTGACGTTGCAGAAGAAGCTTTTGAAGCCGCAATGAAAAAAATTAAGCCAGGTTCTAAAATCAGTCAAATTGGGAAAGCCGTCCATGCTGTGGCGCGTAAAAATGATTTGACAGTCATTAAAAACTTAACAGGTCACGGTGTTGGTCAATCTTTACACGAAGCACCTGCGCACATTTTAAATTATTTCGATCCACATGAAAAATTGTTGTTAAAAGAAGGGATGGTCCTTGCTGTTGAGCCGTTCATTTCTTCTAATGCGACATATGTTACTGAAGGTAAAAATGAGTGGGCATTTGAAACGAAAGATAAAAGTTATGTCGCTCAAATCGAACATACTGTCATTGTGACAAAAGACGGTCCTGTACTCACAACAAAAATCGACCGTGATGCATAG
- the liaF gene encoding cell wall-active antibiotics response protein LiaF, with amino-acid sequence MTQKYISTELLIIFTALMIIANLYYIFFEKIGFLFVLLLGSILMYVGYIYFHKVRGLLFFWIGALMILFTLLSNKYTLVILFLFMIIVSVRYVIYKRRPLEILSTEDTAQTPSFIKQKWFGEQKTPVYVYKWEDLQIQHGIGDVVVDMTKAANLKMQNHVVIRHIVGKVQVVVPLNYNVNLNVAAFYGNVTLDQQRFKVENNNILMQSQHKPENYTVNIFVSTFIGDVEVVYR; translated from the coding sequence ATGACACAAAAATATATTTCGACCGAATTACTCATTATTTTTACTGCGCTGATGATTATTGCCAACCTGTACTATATCTTTTTTGAGAAAATCGGGTTCCTCTTCGTTTTATTATTAGGCAGTATTTTAATGTATGTCGGTTATATTTACTTTCATAAAGTGCGCGGATTACTATTCTTTTGGATAGGCGCATTAATGATTTTATTTACATTATTATCAAATAAATACACACTCGTGATACTATTTTTGTTTATGATTATCGTTTCAGTGCGCTATGTGATCTACAAAAGACGACCACTTGAAATATTATCAACAGAAGACACTGCGCAAACGCCCTCATTCATTAAACAAAAATGGTTTGGCGAACAAAAAACACCAGTCTATGTTTATAAATGGGAAGATTTGCAAATTCAACATGGCATTGGTGACGTTGTTGTGGACATGACGAAAGCGGCGAATTTAAAAATGCAAAACCATGTCGTCATTCGTCACATCGTAGGTAAAGTGCAAGTCGTGGTGCCGCTCAATTATAATGTGAATTTGAATGTGGCTGCATTTTACGGCAATGTCACTTTAGATCAACAGCGTTTTAAAGTTGAGAATAATAACATTTTAATGCAATCGCAACATAAACCAGAAAACTATACCGTCAACATCTTCGTCTCAACATTTATAGGTGATGTTGAGGTGGTTTATCGATGA
- a CDS encoding sensor histidine kinase, with translation MNHYVRAIGSMLILVYSMLTAFFFIDKVFTNIIFFQGMFYTQILGIPVFIFLNLVVIFLCIIVGSVLAYKINQQNDWVKQQIVRAFEGETVGINDQQLELYNETIELYQALVPLNQELHKMRIKTQNLTNETYNLNDLKVKKIIEDERQRLARELHDSVSQQLFAASMMLSAIKETDLAPPLDQQIPTLEKMVQDSQLEMRALLLHLRPIGLKDKSLGEGIKSLVTDLQRKVPIKVVQEIDEFEVPKGIEDHLFRITQEAISNTLRHAEGTQVTVELLNRNDYLLLRIQDDGIGFNVDDKLEQSYGLKNMRERAIEIGATFHIVSLPDAGTRIEVKAPLEKEEQHDN, from the coding sequence ATGAATCACTACGTCCGAGCGATAGGTTCGATGCTCATTCTCGTATATAGTATGCTCACCGCGTTTTTCTTTATCGATAAAGTGTTTACCAATATTATTTTCTTTCAAGGCATGTTTTATACACAAATTTTAGGGATTCCTGTTTTTATCTTTTTAAATTTAGTCGTCATTTTTTTATGTATTATCGTGGGCAGTGTGTTAGCTTATAAAATCAATCAACAAAATGATTGGGTGAAGCAACAAATCGTTCGTGCTTTCGAAGGCGAAACAGTGGGAATCAATGATCAACAACTTGAGCTGTATAATGAAACGATTGAATTGTACCAAGCGCTCGTCCCATTGAATCAAGAACTGCATAAAATGCGGATTAAAACACAAAATTTAACGAATGAAACGTATAATTTAAATGATTTGAAGGTGAAAAAGATTATAGAAGATGAACGGCAGCGTTTAGCACGAGAATTGCATGATAGTGTGTCGCAACAACTTTTCGCGGCAAGTATGATGTTGTCTGCAATCAAGGAAACAGATTTAGCTCCACCGTTAGACCAACAAATTCCAACGTTAGAAAAAATGGTGCAAGACTCACAACTTGAAATGCGTGCACTGTTACTTCATTTAAGACCTATAGGATTGAAGGATAAATCGTTAGGTGAGGGGATAAAATCGCTCGTGACGGATTTACAACGCAAAGTGCCCATTAAAGTCGTGCAAGAAATTGATGAGTTTGAAGTCCCTAAAGGTATTGAGGATCACCTTTTTAGGATTACCCAAGAAGCGATTTCCAATACGTTACGACATGCTGAGGGAACGCAAGTAACAGTAGAATTACTTAACCGCAATGATTATTTATTGTTGCGTATACAAGATGACGGCATTGGATTTAATGTCGATGATAAATTAGAACAAAGTTATGGATTAAAAAATATGCGTGAACGTGCAATAGAGATTGGTGCCACGTTTCATATCGTCTCATTACCTGATGCAGGGACGAGAATAGAAGTGAAAGCACCACTTGAAAAGGAGGAACAGCATGACAATTAA
- a CDS encoding response regulator transcription factor, which yields MTIKVLFVDDHEMVRIGISSYLSTQPDIEVVGEGASGKEAIAKAHELKPDLILMDLVMTDMDGVEATMQIKKDLPHIKVVMLTSYIEDKEVYRALDAGVDSYILKTTSANDIAEAVRKTSRGESVFEAEVLVKMRNRMKQRAELYELLTEREMEILLLISKGYSNQEIASASHITIKTVKTHVSNILSKLEVQDRTQAVIYAFQHGLIE from the coding sequence ATGACAATTAAAGTATTATTTGTTGATGATCATGAAATGGTACGTATAGGGATTTCAAGTTATTTATCAACACAACCCGATATCGAAGTGGTGGGGGAAGGCGCCTCAGGTAAGGAAGCGATCGCAAAAGCCCACGAACTGAAACCGGATTTAATTTTAATGGATTTAGTGATGACGGATATGGACGGCGTGGAAGCGACAATGCAAATTAAGAAAGATCTGCCACATATTAAAGTCGTAATGCTGACGAGTTATATTGAAGATAAAGAAGTGTATCGTGCATTAGATGCCGGTGTCGATAGTTATATTTTAAAAACGACAAGTGCTAATGATATTGCGGAAGCGGTACGTAAAACGAGTCGTGGTGAGTCTGTATTTGAAGCGGAAGTATTAGTGAAAATGCGCAATCGAATGAAGCAACGTGCGGAGTTATATGAGTTGTTGACTGAGCGCGAGATGGAAATTTTGTTATTGATTTCAAAAGGCTATTCGAACCAAGAAATTGCGAGTGCGTCACATATTACCATTAAGACGGTAAAGACGCATGTGAGTAATATTTTAAGTAAACTTGAAGTGCAAGACCGTACGCAAGCAGTCATTTATGCTTTCCAACATGGGCTGATTGAGTAG
- a CDS encoding beta-class carbonic anhydrase, with the protein MTLLEHILEYNEEFVANKAYEAYSTSKTPSKKAVLLTCMDTRLQDLSTKALGFNNGDLKVVKNAGATISHPFGSTMRSLLVGIYALGAEEIIIMGHKDCGMGNINVEEVMTTMQQRGVDQQVIDILNYSGIDVSNFLKGFDDVYDNVKHNIEMIYEHPLFDNKVPVHGLVIDPHTGELDLVHNGYERAQAQSK; encoded by the coding sequence ATGACATTACTAGAACACATTTTAGAATACAACGAAGAATTTGTAGCGAATAAAGCATACGAAGCTTATTCAACAAGTAAAACACCTTCAAAAAAAGCGGTATTACTCACTTGTATGGATACACGCTTGCAAGATTTATCAACGAAAGCACTCGGTTTCAATAACGGGGATTTAAAGGTCGTTAAAAATGCAGGGGCTACGATTAGTCATCCATTTGGTTCAACAATGCGAAGTTTACTCGTAGGCATCTATGCATTAGGGGCTGAAGAAATTATTATTATGGGACATAAAGACTGCGGTATGGGGAATATTAATGTCGAAGAAGTGATGACAACGATGCAACAGCGTGGTGTCGACCAGCAAGTCATCGATATTCTTAATTATTCTGGCATCGATGTCTCCAACTTTTTAAAAGGCTTTGACGATGTTTATGATAATGTAAAACACAACATTGAAATGATTTATGAACATCCGTTATTTGATAATAAAGTGCCTGTTCATGGTCTTGTTATTGATCCGCATACTGGTGAATTAGACCTTGTGCATAATGGTTATGAACGCGCGCAAGCACAATCAAAATAA
- a CDS encoding YihY/virulence factor BrkB family protein: protein MSQNEQQSKGFIDKVKNTISNDDHEQNQKEETPSPDRKGDATGETDEKHKFVKPQPFQSKEAPKENQTFFVSRINKPAKYTDRPNFFSYLIYRIGKDDASGLAAQLAYYFMLSLFPMLIFILSLVPLFNIDRDTITAQISNNAPAETSSIITGIIDDVMGNASGGLLSVGLILALWTASNGMTAMMNAFNVAYDVEDSRNFVVSKLLAIFFTLLIGITLPLTLVLFTFGEQIGNLLFGPLGLDEQVRWVFSLLRTALPVLAVLIVFTIIYTLAPNVKIRFKSVIPGALFSTIVWILGSLAFGFYVSNFANYSKTYGSIGGVIVLMLWLYITGFILIIGAEINAIVHQRKVIKGKTPEEETYDELEAQDEEALAEAHNNYGEKDDKQADDHQETNDTRHKENAQNTAYESTHDATAATDRAPQYKEPETVERTNTGRSKHIKTTED, encoded by the coding sequence ATGTCTCAAAACGAACAACAGTCCAAAGGCTTTATTGATAAAGTCAAAAATACAATTTCTAATGACGATCATGAGCAAAATCAAAAAGAAGAAACGCCTTCTCCTGATCGAAAAGGAGATGCGACAGGTGAAACAGACGAGAAGCACAAATTCGTAAAACCTCAACCGTTTCAATCGAAAGAAGCACCGAAAGAAAATCAAACATTTTTCGTTTCAAGAATTAACAAACCAGCTAAATATACAGATCGTCCGAACTTTTTTAGCTACTTAATTTATCGTATTGGAAAAGATGACGCATCTGGATTAGCCGCACAACTTGCTTACTACTTTATGTTGTCGCTTTTCCCAATGTTGATTTTCATCTTATCACTCGTTCCACTCTTTAACATTGATCGCGATACGATTACAGCACAAATTTCAAACAATGCACCTGCAGAAACGTCTTCCATCATTACCGGTATTATTGATGATGTCATGGGTAATGCAAGTGGTGGCCTACTCTCAGTCGGGTTGATCTTGGCATTGTGGACAGCATCTAACGGAATGACTGCGATGATGAATGCTTTTAACGTTGCATATGATGTTGAAGATAGCCGTAACTTTGTCGTATCGAAGTTGTTAGCGATTTTCTTTACATTATTAATTGGGATTACGTTACCACTCACACTCGTCTTATTTACGTTTGGTGAGCAAATCGGTAACTTATTATTCGGACCATTAGGCCTTGACGAGCAAGTCCGTTGGGTGTTTAGTCTGTTACGTACTGCCCTTCCTGTATTAGCTGTACTGATTGTCTTTACAATTATTTATACGTTAGCACCAAATGTGAAAATTCGATTTAAATCGGTTATTCCTGGTGCCCTGTTCTCAACGATTGTATGGATTTTAGGTTCATTGGCATTTGGTTTTTACGTTTCAAACTTTGCCAACTACTCTAAAACATATGGCAGTATCGGAGGCGTCATCGTCTTAATGTTATGGTTGTACATCACTGGCTTTATTTTAATTATTGGTGCTGAAATTAATGCGATTGTTCATCAACGTAAAGTCATTAAAGGCAAAACACCTGAAGAAGAAACATATGATGAACTTGAAGCACAAGACGAAGAAGCACTCGCTGAAGCACATAATAATTATGGCGAAAAAGACGATAAACAAGCGGATGATCATCAAGAAACAAACGACACACGCCATAAAGAGAACGCACAAAACACGGCTTATGAATCAACACATGACGCGACAGCAGCAACAGACCGTGCACCACAATACAAAGAACCAGAAACAGTCGAACGTACGAATACAGGTCGTTCAAAGCATATTAAAACAACAGAAGATTAA
- a CDS encoding YtxH domain-containing protein produces the protein MQNKLLPGILIGATVGGAIALIDKNTRRSVKTSVNNIKTGQRSSQPSKFTQVKDEVLYWKNTFDEIRRNNPELERSLRNAKDTFMERKNNKQIGL, from the coding sequence ATGCAAAACAAATTATTACCTGGAATCTTAATTGGGGCTACAGTCGGCGGTGCGATTGCGTTAATCGACAAAAACACACGTCGTTCTGTGAAAACTTCAGTGAACAACATTAAAACAGGTCAACGTTCAAGCCAACCTTCTAAGTTCACTCAAGTGAAAGATGAAGTATTATACTGGAAAAATACGTTTGACGAAATTCGTCGTAACAATCCAGAATTAGAACGTTCTTTACGCAATGCAAAAGATACGTTTATGGAACGCAAAAACAACAAACAAATTGGTCTTTAA
- a CDS encoding low molecular weight protein-tyrosine-phosphatase has translation MTTVAFVCLGNICRSPMAEAIMRQRLKDRNIDDIEVYSRGTGRWNLGEPPHQGTQKILKAHDIPFDGMISELFTETDDFDYIIAMDQSNVDNIKDINPHLKGKLFKLLEFSDMEETDVPDPYYTNNFEGVYEMIQSSTDHLIDYILKDTRKG, from the coding sequence ATGACAACAGTTGCTTTTGTATGTTTAGGTAATATTTGTCGATCTCCTATGGCTGAGGCAATCATGCGTCAACGTCTAAAGGATCGCAATATTGACGACATTGAAGTATACTCGAGAGGGACAGGTCGCTGGAATTTAGGTGAACCCCCTCATCAAGGTACACAAAAGATTTTAAAAGCACATGACATTCCTTTCGATGGGATGATTAGCGAATTATTTACAGAAACGGATGATTTTGATTACATTATTGCAATGGATCAAAGTAATGTAGATAATATAAAAGACATTAATCCTCATCTTAAAGGAAAGTTGTTCAAATTGCTTGAATTCAGTGATATGGAGGAAACAGACGTTCCAGACCCATATTACACAAATAATTTTGAAGGTGTTTATGAAATGATTCAATCATCTACGGATCATTTAATAGACTATATTCTTAAAGACACGCGAAAGGGGTAA